A genomic window from Flexistipes sp. includes:
- a CDS encoding nitrilase-related carbon-nitrogen hydrolase yields the protein MKKAAVKAELIEGKNDMLKLMISQFKPYLASPEKNAEKHYQIIEEAVSARCNVVIFPELSMTGYDLRDAVSDVAMDLNSEIIRRIKEYSNYISIVFGFVYEEQPGCFYNAAAYVEQGEILSIHKKVFLPAYGLFDEKRYFSEGSSFSFFDTKFFRGSILICEDALHADSLLHIAENNVDMVFIPAGSPLRGIGESGFYAEKVWDYTCGYISTNMTSTVVFANRAGVEEGVTFWGGSKIYKAGGSIECSLPFLKEDKCIVKLDRDNIRQERIKNPLVLKDKLRISYKTNMTQR from the coding sequence TTGAAAAAAGCGGCGGTAAAAGCGGAACTTATAGAAGGGAAGAATGATATGCTGAAACTTATGATCAGCCAGTTTAAGCCTTATCTTGCATCTCCTGAAAAGAATGCGGAAAAGCATTATCAGATAATTGAAGAAGCAGTGTCCGCACGCTGTAATGTCGTGATTTTCCCCGAACTCTCAATGACCGGCTATGACTTGAGGGATGCAGTGAGCGATGTGGCCATGGATCTGAATTCAGAAATTATCCGTCGGATAAAAGAGTATTCCAACTATATTTCAATTGTTTTCGGTTTTGTATATGAAGAGCAGCCCGGATGTTTCTATAATGCGGCTGCGTATGTTGAACAGGGTGAAATCCTCAGTATTCACAAGAAAGTTTTCCTGCCGGCTTACGGGCTTTTTGATGAAAAAAGATATTTTTCTGAAGGGAGCTCATTTTCCTTTTTCGATACGAAATTTTTCAGGGGTTCCATTCTGATATGTGAAGATGCACTCCATGCAGATTCCCTTTTGCATATAGCTGAAAATAATGTAGATATGGTTTTTATCCCGGCGGGAAGCCCTTTAAGAGGAATTGGAGAAAGCGGTTTTTATGCCGAGAAAGTATGGGATTATACCTGCGGATATATTTCCACTAACATGACAAGTACCGTTGTTTTTGCTAACAGAGCGGGAGTTGAGGAGGGTGTTACTTTTTGGGGCGGATCGAAGATTTATAAAGCAGGAGGAAGTATCGAATGCAGTCTGCCTTTTCTCAAAGAGGATAAATGCATTGTAAAGCTGGATAGAGACAATATCAGACAGGAAAGGATAAAAAACCCTTTAGTGTTAAAGGATAAATTAAGGATTTCATATAAAACCAATATGACACAAAGATGA